A single Ammospiza caudacuta isolate bAmmCau1 chromosome 14, bAmmCau1.pri, whole genome shotgun sequence DNA region contains:
- the LOC131564097 gene encoding putative bifunctional UDP-N-acetylglucosamine transferase and deubiquitinase ALG13: protein MKLSSAKVGAVPHYRCLISGGRAPGASRLARVSAPASAAPAGKMHKGSKKYFGQKSFSEVAMDEYLGSLGLYRKMTAKDASCLFRAVSEQLFSSQIHHAEVRKACVSYMRQHQSRFESYVEGSFEKYLERLGDPKESAGQLEISALSMMYKRDFIVYRYPGKAPARATDNGFEDKILLCCSGNGHYDSVYTKQFQENAAICQAVLYEILYKDVFGMDEEELRSAVEVFRSGSKKNRNSAPVGSEDANFGCLHEKVPRNPSEKRLDDWEGNDADNPQETKFKQGIEEQKPPENPPKMPVPYKVLKALDSTIYRNVEFDVWLDSRKELQKTDYMVFAGRQYYLGDKCQVRLEPGEKYYNAHIQEVGQDSNTLTVFVEELAEKHTVPLANLKPVSQVAPVLAWNMAHNRRGAYQKVTGGHFSGIEMDMKTRKRMLKKVRGKEVFMTVAYSRGQPVLPPRLQHSAPSGRFPPIHCSQGAAAMAPYKPYHQQNPPRQHRDSGMPSSYSRSRRPLPCPNKECQYGFVPGAAEEPQGPEETVTFCEIEGDDTAFPALPSHSSHAPIVHGPGAFWVARRGPNSVPSNKQTLSALEEEEEASENGKFHEEYIYVSSDPNCETATVFSSPEPAANLEEGPVSVSPPDEVASYSYPQKVLVNSATVSTSTDVYTAPATGLSSNSAASTPASVITAAPPQTAVQPVIVSPFSVGRPAVSSVPFPVYSAPLPPVSEVGEASAVLPAYSCDPSGSDLPRDTKVLRYYFNMGLQYCHQSCWPSMMYMQPVLPPSPVEVYPAYAEPAPVLDQSVPQLFPDAGQAEVHQVPLEASANGNFQNTEPPPLSYGPVYYPVVSDPYSQQPVPGFDSVVPAYRYIGTWHPVNPPHGNSPPVAKAGSSGAPPQVLLLIDDKMLL, encoded by the exons GTGGGCGCGGTGCCTCATTACCGGTGCCTTATTAGCGGCGGCCGCGCGCCCGGCGCCTCGCGCCTCGCCCGCGTCTCCGCGCCCGCCTCAGCCGCCCCGGCCGGGAAGATGCACAAAGGCTCCAAGAAGTACTTCGGGCAGAAGTCCTTCAGCGAGGTGGCCATGGACGAGTacctgggcagcctggggctgtaCCGCAAGATGACGGCCAAGGACGCCTCCTGCCTCTTCCGAGCCGTCTCCGAGCAG CTGTTTTCATCTCAAATTCATCACGCAGAAGTTAGGAAAGCTTGTGTCTCGTATATGAGGCAGCACCAGTCGAGGTTTGAATCC tatgtgGAAGGCTCATTTGAGAAATACCTAGAACGACTAGGAGATCCAAAG GAAAGTGCTGGCCAGCTGGAAATAAGTGCCTTATCAATGATGTACAA GCGAGACTTCATAGTGTACCGGTACCCCGGGAAGGCACCCGCACGTGCTACAGACAATGGCTTTGAAGACAAG aTTTTACTGTGTTGTTCCGGTAACGGCCATTATGACTCTGTGTATACAAAACAATTTCAGGAAAATGCTGCCATTTGCCAGG CTGTATTATATGAGATCCTCTACAAAGATGTGTTTGGCATGGATGAGGAAGAATTAAGGTCTGCAGTTGAGGTGTTTCGAAGTGGATCCAAGAAGAACAGAAACAGTGCTCCTGTAGGAAGTGAGGATGCAAACTTTGGTTGTCTCCATGAAAAAGTGCCCCGAAATCCATCAGAAAAGAG aCTGGACGACTGGGAAGGCAATGATGCTGACAATCCACAGGAAACCAAGTTCAAACAAGGCATTGAAGAACAAAAG CCTCCAGAAAATCCTCCAAAGATGCCTGTTCCTTATAAAGTGCTAAAGGCACTGGACTCTACCATCTATCGAAATGTGGAGTTTGATGTTTGGCTGGACAGTAGAAAAG AGCTTCAAAAAACTGACTACATGGTGTTTGCTGGGAGACAGTACTACTTAGGAGATAAGTGTCAG GTGCGTCTGGAACCAGGAGAGAAGTATTACAATGCTCACATCCAGGAAGTTGGACAGGATAGCAACACTTTGACTGTATTTGTTGAGGAGCTGGCAGAAAA GCACACAGTTCCTTTGGCAAACTTAAAGCCAGTGTCACAAGTGGCTCCTGTCCTCGCTTGGAATATGGCTCACAACAGAAGAGGAGCTTATCAGAAAGTAACAGGTGGACACTTCTCAGGAATAG AAATGGATATGAAAACACGGAAGAGGATGCTCAAGAAGGTCCGTGGGAAGGAAGTGTTCATGACTGTGGCTTACAGCAGGGGCCAGCCAGTGCTGccccccaggctgcagcacagtgcTCCCTCAGGGCGCTTCCCTCCCATCCACTgctcccagggagctgcagccatggcACCCTACAAACCCTATCACCAGCAGAACCCTCCCCGACAGCACCGCGACTCCGGCATGCCCAG CTCGTACAGCCGCAGCCGCCGCCCGCTGCCGTGCCCGAACAAGGAGTGCCAGTACGGCTTCGTGCCAGGGGCCGCCGAGGAGCCCCAGGGGCCAGAGGAAACTGTCACCTTCTGTGAAATCGAAGGAGATGacactgcttttcctgctctgcct AGCCACAGTAGCCATGCTCCCATTGTCCATGGTCCAGGGGCATTTTGGGTAGCAAGGAGAGGTCCAAACTCTGTTCCATCCAACAAGCAGACTCTGAGTGCCttagaggaagaggaagaagcaaGTGAAAACG GGAAATTTCATGAGGAATATATCTATGTATCTTCAG ATCCCAACTGTGAAACTGCAACCGTGTTTAGTTCACCAGAACCTGCAGCAAACTTG GAAGAAGGGCCAGTCTCGGTGTCACCTCCAGATGAAGTGGCTTCCTACAGCTATCCCCAGAAG GTGTTGGTGAACTCTGCAACAGTTTCCACCTCCACAGATGTTTATACTGCTCCGGCTACAGGTCTCTCTTCAAATTCTGCTGCCTCCACTCCAGCCAGTGTCATTACAGCAGCTCCCCCACAAACAGCAGTGCAGCCTGTCATAGTATCTCCCTTTTCTGTGGGGAGGCCAG CAGTTTCTTCAGTGCCATTCCCAGTTTATTCAGCTCCTCTTCCCCCAGTGAGTGAGGTGGGAGAAGCCAGTGCTGTGCTTCCAGCTTACTCCTGTGATCCCAGTGGCAGTGATTTGCCTCGAG ATACAAAGGTCTTGCGGTATTATTTTAATATGGGATTGCAA TACTGCCATCAGAGCTGCTGGCCTTCCATGATGTACATGCAGCCAGTGCTGCCTCCATCTCCAGTGGAAGTTTACCCAGCCTATGCTGAGCCAGCTCCTGTCCTGGATCAGTCAGTGCCCCAGCTCTTCCCTGATGCTGGGCAAGCTGAGGTCCACCAGGTCCCCTTGGAGGCATCAGCAAATG gaaacttCCAAAACACAGAGCCTCCACCCCTGTCCTATGGGCCAGTGTATTACCCAGTGGTGTCAGACCCCTacagccagcagcctgtgcctggcttTGACTCTGTGGTTCCTGCCTACCGCTACATTGGCACCTGGCATCCTGTAAATCCTCCCCATGGAAATTCCCCACCTGTGGCCAAGGCTGGGAGCTCAGGAGCACCACCCCAG GTTTTGCTACTGATAGATGACAAGATGTTGCTTTAG